CTTAATAACTGGTGCAGATACCTTTGATGTGGTTAGGATGGGGTATGTATTTGCGTAAAAGTTCATCACTGAATCAACACTCCATTTTGGCTCAGGGTCGGTTAAACGGACTTCCTGACCTTTGTCTTTCAGCACGAATACGCGCTCTAATTGTGTGGCTAATAACATTGTAATAATTTTTAAGGTTTATCATTCTTGTTCTTCTTCGTTCCAATCTTCTTCCTCTTGGTAGTCAGTCCCGTCATGATCTTCGGCAGGCGTATTGTCCGGCGCCTGTGTCGTTACTTTTTCTTCGGGTACTGATACACTGCCGAAAAGGTCGGGCGCAAATTTTTGAGATAAGGAAGATTTACGTTTTTGTATAGCTTCCGCATTTTCGGGGAAAAGTGCAGTGTCAGGGACTTTCATCCATGCGTCTTTGTATTTACCTTCCTTTTCCAGTTCGTCCACTTTTTGCATGGCTTCTTTATACTTCTTTTCTTTTTCGTCTTTAGCCCTCTTTTCTTTATCGGCTTTATCCCTTTCTATTGCCGATTGTTTTTTGGCTTCCTCCAGTTGTTTCATAAATGCTTCCATGTTGTCGATGAGGCCGGAGGCTGCTTCAATAGGTTTAGCTACTTTGTCAAAAAATTCACTATCCAAATCGGTAGCTGTTCCCCGATAATTAAAAGGTATTATCTGAAATTTGGCGTTGTCGCTACAATGTTCATTTATCGGCAACATGGAAACAATCAGATTTTCACCTGCGCCTTTACTGATGGTTAGTTGCAGGTCACCGGAAAAATTGATGCCCGCTATCTGTGAAAAAAAGTTGGTGTTCATAATCTAATGTTTTATGTTTTCTAATGCTTTTAATTTTTCATACAGGTCATTCCAGTATGCCTGTCTTGCTCTGTCCCAAATTTTTGCGGCAGGGCTTGGATTTACATGATTGAAATATTTGAACCTGTCTGCCTGCCGGATGGCTGCATTCAGGTCTGTTACCTTAATGTTTTTACCATCCATATCTTTAATGATTAGCTTATCCATGCCGTAAACTTCAGTTATCAAAAAATAGCTGTATAGCCTGTACCAGTTTTATGTTAGGTTCTTTACGGGTTGTTATGTAATGATTCATGTACTGTATCATAAAGGCACCATTATAGAAATCAAATAGGTTGTCAGCAAATGCGGTGCTGTTGCGGTACAATTCTTCGCGGTGTTTTTCGATGGACTTTTTGATTTCCTGCGCAATGTTTAACCAGCTATCAAAAGTGAAAAAGGAACCTTTCCACGCTTCACGGTATTTTGCCTGATCTTCGGAAAGTGAGTCGGCGATATTTTCTACATATTGAATTATGTTTGGAATCTCATTTTTAAAA
This genomic interval from Mucilaginibacter defluvii contains the following:
- a CDS encoding PRTRC system protein C; the protein is MLLATQLERVFVLKDKGQEVRLTDPEPKWSVDSVMNFYANTYPILTTSKVSAPVIKDDTVQYVFESAMGTKG
- a CDS encoding PRTRC system protein E; protein product: MNTNFFSQIAGINFSGDLQLTISKGAGENLIVSMLPINEHCSDNAKFQIIPFNYRGTATDLDSEFFDKVAKPIEAASGLIDNMEAFMKQLEEAKKQSAIERDKADKEKRAKDEKEKKYKEAMQKVDELEKEGKYKDAWMKVPDTALFPENAEAIQKRKSSLSQKFAPDLFGSVSVPEEKVTTQAPDNTPAEDHDGTDYQEEEDWNEEEQE